Proteins from a genomic interval of Paenibacillus sp. FSL R5-0623:
- the trxB gene encoding thioredoxin-disulfide reductase, with the protein MSKYRTIVIGTGPAGLTAAIYLARANLKPLVIEGLQPGGQLTTTTEVENFPGFPQGIMGPELMDNMRKQAERFGAEFKNGWVEEVDFSKPPFKVKVGGIGELEAESIIISTGASARYLGIPGEQENVGRGVSTCATCDGFFFRGKKIVVVGGGDSAMEEASFLTRFATDVTLVHRRDELRASKIMQDRARSNEKVKWALNRTPLEVVPEALGVKGLKVRNNETGQEELLEADGVFVAIGHTPNTGFLGNAITLDEHGYVVVKPGTTETNIPGVFACGDVQDTKYRQAITAAGSGCMAAMDCEKFLEGSIVHDWSETLDK; encoded by the coding sequence ATGTCTAAATACAGAACGATTGTGATCGGAACGGGACCTGCGGGTCTGACAGCAGCGATATATCTGGCTCGTGCTAATCTGAAACCACTGGTTATCGAAGGTCTTCAGCCGGGTGGTCAATTGACGACGACAACGGAAGTTGAGAATTTCCCCGGTTTCCCGCAAGGTATCATGGGTCCGGAACTGATGGACAACATGCGTAAGCAAGCTGAACGTTTTGGAGCAGAATTCAAAAACGGTTGGGTAGAAGAGGTTGATTTCAGCAAACCACCCTTCAAGGTAAAAGTTGGAGGAATTGGTGAACTGGAAGCTGAATCGATCATTATCTCCACAGGTGCTTCCGCTCGTTATCTCGGTATTCCGGGTGAGCAGGAAAATGTGGGACGTGGTGTAAGTACATGCGCGACATGTGATGGATTCTTCTTCCGAGGCAAAAAAATCGTGGTCGTGGGCGGCGGAGACTCCGCGATGGAGGAAGCGAGTTTCCTGACTCGTTTTGCAACAGACGTGACATTGGTTCACCGCCGGGATGAATTGCGTGCATCCAAGATTATGCAGGATCGGGCTCGCAGCAATGAAAAGGTGAAGTGGGCGCTGAACCGTACTCCACTCGAGGTCGTACCAGAAGCTTTGGGTGTCAAAGGATTGAAGGTGCGCAACAACGAGACGGGGCAGGAAGAGTTGCTCGAAGCAGATGGCGTATTCGTTGCCATTGGTCACACACCGAATACAGGATTCCTGGGGAATGCGATCACACTGGACGAACATGGCTATGTTGTCGTTAAACCGGGAACAACGGAGACCAATATTCCGGGTGTATTCGCCTGTGGTGATGTTCAAGATACGAAGTATCGTCAAGCTATTACGGCTGCAGGATCAGGATGTATGGCCGCGATGGATTGTGAGAAGTTCCTTGAAGGAAGCATTGTACATGATTGGAGCGAAACGTTGGATAAATAA
- a CDS encoding AI-2E family transporter: MIKDWLQNATVRRFLILLLFCLILFSMGSMLHMILLLFLVTYVMNRLQHFITGGLNRLFPINYKVVVILLYMIVIAVIVLGISRYSPRIVDQVVQLTNEIMKFLDSADGDNFASKIAGYLQSFDIKNYTNDALKYIFALSKWLEFILLVIILSLFFLLQKQEISKFTSKFKTSKIGWFYNEVAYLGDKFVSSFGKVIEAQLLIAVFNTVLTILGLWILGFPYLFALTILVFMLSLVPVAGVIISLVPLCLIGYQMGGLKLSIIVIIMIIVIHALETYFLNPKLMAHKTKLPMFYTFIVLILSQHFLGIWGLIIGIPIFVFLLDILDVNKMEKTEEPVRVETKL; encoded by the coding sequence ATGATAAAAGATTGGTTACAGAATGCGACAGTGAGACGGTTTTTGATCTTGCTCTTGTTCTGTTTAATTTTGTTCAGTATGGGGAGTATGCTGCACATGATTCTGCTGTTGTTCCTGGTGACATATGTCATGAACAGGTTACAGCATTTCATTACAGGTGGTCTGAATCGATTGTTTCCGATCAATTATAAAGTTGTGGTCATCCTGCTCTATATGATCGTGATCGCAGTCATTGTGCTTGGCATTTCCAGATATTCACCACGGATCGTGGATCAGGTCGTTCAGTTGACCAACGAGATTATGAAATTTCTGGATAGTGCAGACGGTGATAATTTTGCATCCAAAATTGCGGGTTATCTTCAATCCTTCGATATTAAAAATTACACCAATGATGCATTGAAATATATTTTCGCTTTGAGCAAATGGCTGGAGTTTATTCTGCTCGTCATCATTCTGAGTCTGTTCTTCTTGTTACAGAAGCAGGAGATATCCAAGTTCACGTCCAAGTTCAAAACAAGTAAAATTGGATGGTTCTACAATGAAGTGGCTTATCTGGGAGACAAATTCGTGTCTTCTTTTGGTAAAGTCATTGAGGCACAGCTTCTTATTGCGGTGTTTAATACGGTGCTGACGATACTCGGCTTGTGGATTCTGGGCTTCCCGTATCTGTTCGCTCTGACTATTCTGGTGTTCATGCTCAGTCTGGTTCCCGTTGCGGGAGTTATCATCTCACTTGTACCACTCTGTCTGATCGGGTATCAGATGGGTGGACTGAAATTAAGCATTATTGTAATCATTATGATTATTGTTATTCATGCTTTGGAGACGTACTTCCTGAATCCAAAACTGATGGCACACAAGACCAAATTGCCAATGTTCTACACCTTTATCGTACTAATTCTGTCGCAACACTTCCTGGGGATCTGGGGACTGATCATTGGTATTCCGATCTTTGTCTTCCTGCTCGATATTCTGGATGTGAACAAGATGGAGAAGACAGAAGAGCCGGTACGTGTGGAAACGAAGTTATAA
- a CDS encoding ROK family glucokinase, with amino-acid sequence MSEKIYVGVDLGGTAIKVGICDEQGQLMHTYEGPTEVDKGVDTVIANIEKYVRHIVAESPYSWEQLEGVGAGVAGFTNVREGIIVHAPNIGFRNVAIRSILEERLGKPIKIDNDANVAALGEVWAGAGKGVDNCVCYTLGTGVGGGLILNGNIYQGFSGMAGELGHISVVPDLEAIKCGCGKMGCVETVSSATGIIRMAKDAVERGDHTSLALVDKIAAKEVFDAAKAGDEVAQRIVNRAAFYLGKSMATVAAVINPEMFIIGGGVSKAGNFLFDEIRTVFAKLTPEPLQEGVQILEATLGNNAGIVGAAGLLLRS; translated from the coding sequence ATGTCTGAGAAAATCTACGTTGGGGTCGATCTCGGCGGAACAGCAATCAAGGTCGGTATATGCGATGAACAAGGTCAGCTAATGCATACGTATGAAGGACCGACTGAAGTGGATAAGGGCGTAGACACGGTCATCGCCAACATCGAGAAGTATGTCCGACATATCGTAGCCGAATCACCGTACAGCTGGGAACAGCTTGAGGGTGTAGGTGCTGGAGTGGCCGGTTTCACGAATGTACGCGAGGGAATTATCGTTCATGCCCCTAACATCGGATTTCGGAATGTGGCCATTCGTTCGATTCTGGAAGAACGTCTGGGCAAGCCAATCAAAATAGATAACGATGCAAACGTGGCTGCGCTGGGTGAAGTATGGGCAGGTGCTGGCAAAGGCGTAGACAACTGCGTATGTTATACACTCGGTACGGGTGTTGGCGGAGGCTTGATCTTGAATGGCAACATCTATCAGGGTTTCTCCGGTATGGCGGGAGAACTGGGTCATATCAGTGTTGTACCTGATCTGGAGGCCATCAAGTGTGGTTGTGGTAAAATGGGATGTGTTGAAACAGTGTCGTCTGCAACGGGTATTATCCGTATGGCAAAGGATGCAGTAGAACGTGGTGATCATACGTCACTGGCTCTGGTCGACAAGATTGCAGCCAAAGAAGTATTTGATGCTGCCAAGGCAGGCGATGAAGTGGCACAGCGCATTGTGAATCGTGCGGCCTTCTACTTGGGCAAGTCCATGGCTACTGTAGCAGCTGTCATTAACCCGGAGATGTTCATCATCGGTGGTGGCGTATCCAAAGCAGGTAATTTCTTGTTCGATGAAATCCGTACCGTATTTGCTAAGTTGACACCGGAACCACTCCAAGAAGGGGTTCAGATTCTGGAAGCTACACTTGGTAATAATGCAGGTATTGTAGGTGCGGCAGGTCTTCTCTTGCGTTCCTAG
- the rapZ gene encoding RNase adapter RapZ: MLEGEGSPGTGATLIIITGMSGAGKTIAVQSLEDLGFFCVDNLPPVLIPKFAELIEQSNGKIGKVALVIDLRGREFFTALSESLNYIKDHFTIHCEILFLDATDSVLVQRYKESRRRHPLAPEGMPLDGIRLERKMLEELKNSATQVLNTSTMKPAQLKERIISRFSHLESQMLSVNITSFGFKYGIPIDADLVFDVRFLPNPHYIEHLRPNTGQNSDVYEYVMKWPETQAFLTKLLDMLHFLIPQYRKEGKSQVIIGIGCTGGKHRSVAISEYLGKMLGSSETEAVTVSHRDADRDRH; this comes from the coding sequence ATGCTTGAAGGTGAAGGCTCACCAGGCACAGGCGCCACGCTCATTATCATTACGGGCATGTCCGGAGCAGGTAAAACCATTGCAGTACAAAGCCTGGAGGATCTGGGTTTCTTCTGTGTGGATAATCTGCCGCCGGTATTGATTCCGAAATTTGCGGAACTAATTGAACAGTCAAACGGCAAGATTGGTAAGGTTGCATTGGTTATCGATCTGCGCGGGCGTGAATTCTTTACGGCTCTGTCCGAGTCTTTGAACTATATTAAAGATCATTTTACCATTCATTGCGAGATTTTATTCCTGGATGCTACAGATTCTGTACTTGTTCAGCGTTACAAAGAAAGTAGGCGCAGACATCCACTGGCTCCTGAGGGCATGCCGCTGGACGGCATCCGACTGGAACGCAAGATGTTGGAGGAACTCAAAAACTCTGCGACTCAGGTACTGAATACAAGCACAATGAAGCCTGCTCAACTGAAAGAACGCATCATATCCCGCTTTTCTCATCTGGAAAGCCAAATGCTGTCAGTGAATATAACGTCGTTTGGATTTAAGTACGGCATTCCGATTGATGCTGATCTGGTATTTGATGTACGTTTTTTACCGAATCCGCATTATATTGAACATTTACGACCGAATACGGGACAGAATAGTGATGTGTACGAATATGTTATGAAGTGGCCAGAGACACAGGCCTTTCTGACGAAACTGCTGGATATGCTGCATTTCCTGATTCCGCAATACCGGAAGGAAGGCAAAAGCCAGGTTATTATTGGAATCGGCTGTACCGGAGGCAAGCATCGTTCGGTAGCAATATCGGAATATTTGGGCAAGATGTTGGGAAGCAGCGAGACTGAAGCTGTCACCGTAAGCCATCGCGACGCTGACCGGGACCGTCATTGA
- a CDS encoding YvcK family protein, whose protein sequence is MKEAGPRRERPRIVVMGGGTGLSVMLRGLKEKPLDITAIVTVADDGGSSGILRNELQMPPPGDIRNVLTALADVEPLLSDMLKYRFNTGAGLAGHSLGNLILAAMTDISGDFVTAVRELSRVFAVRGEVLPAAGQAVVLHAEMEDGTIITGESKIPEAGGRIKRVFLEPDHVEPLPEAVEAIRQADAILIGPGSLYTSILPNLLVPKLAEAVVEADAVKMFICNVMTQPGETDNYTVSDHLKAVHEHIGHQLFDYVIVNNGDIPLQVQNKYAEKGAKPVVLDMNVLESAGYQVVADTLVLFKTYLRHDADKLSHHIYQLVQNWMLRKR, encoded by the coding sequence ATGAAAGAGGCCGGACCACGAAGAGAACGTCCGAGAATAGTTGTAATGGGCGGCGGAACCGGATTATCCGTGATGCTGCGCGGTTTGAAAGAGAAGCCGCTGGATATCACGGCCATCGTCACAGTTGCAGATGACGGTGGGAGTTCAGGCATCCTGCGCAATGAGCTACAGATGCCGCCTCCGGGCGACATTCGCAACGTGCTTACGGCACTGGCTGATGTAGAACCATTGCTTTCAGATATGTTGAAGTACCGTTTCAATACAGGCGCGGGGCTTGCAGGCCACAGCTTGGGGAATTTGATTTTGGCTGCAATGACGGATATTTCGGGCGACTTTGTGACCGCAGTGCGGGAGCTTAGCCGCGTGTTTGCCGTTCGAGGTGAGGTATTGCCAGCAGCCGGGCAGGCCGTTGTGTTGCATGCGGAGATGGAAGATGGGACAATTATTACAGGTGAGTCCAAGATCCCTGAGGCGGGTGGGCGCATCAAGCGTGTTTTCCTTGAACCGGATCACGTGGAGCCGTTGCCAGAGGCAGTAGAGGCCATTCGTCAAGCTGACGCCATTCTGATCGGGCCAGGAAGCCTCTATACAAGCATCCTTCCCAATCTGCTCGTACCTAAGCTGGCTGAGGCTGTGGTAGAGGCTGATGCGGTGAAGATGTTTATCTGTAATGTTATGACACAGCCGGGAGAAACAGATAACTATACAGTAAGTGACCACCTTAAGGCGGTACACGAGCATATCGGTCATCAGCTCTTCGACTATGTTATCGTAAATAATGGTGATATTCCGCTGCAAGTACAGAATAAGTATGCGGAAAAAGGAGCAAAACCGGTTGTACTGGATATGAATGTACTCGAAAGTGCCGGCTATCAGGTGGTTGCAGATACCCTTGTTCTGTTCAAAACCTATCTACGTCATGATGCCGACAAGTTAAGTCATCACATCTACCAACTGGTACAAAATTGGATGTTACGGAAGAGGTGA
- the whiA gene encoding DNA-binding protein WhiA, with protein MSFAAQTKKELTMIESEPCCEKAELSALIRMLGAVQLSNKKVILDISTENAAIARRAYSLLKKHFQVHTELLVRKKMRLKKNNVYIVRIPTMVQEILNSLHIVSEGFLFTPGINTELFQQNCCKRAYLRGAFLAGGSVNNPEGSSYHLEIASMYEEHCQALVDLANEFHLNARCIERKKGFILYIKEGEKIIELLSIIGAHQALFKFEDVRIMRDMRNSVNRIVNCETANLNKTIGAAVRQIDNIRLLQKEVGLESLPEKLREVAEVRLAHPDINLKEVGELLKGTVSKSGVNHRLRKIDELAEKVRTERYG; from the coding sequence ATGTCGTTTGCAGCACAGACCAAAAAAGAGTTAACCATGATCGAGAGCGAACCGTGCTGCGAAAAGGCGGAACTTTCAGCCCTCATCCGTATGCTTGGTGCAGTGCAGTTATCGAATAAAAAAGTGATCTTGGATATTTCGACGGAGAATGCCGCCATTGCAAGACGGGCATACTCTCTGCTTAAAAAGCATTTTCAAGTGCATACGGAATTACTGGTCCGCAAAAAAATGCGGCTGAAAAAGAACAATGTATATATTGTTCGTATTCCAACCATGGTACAGGAGATTCTCAACAGTCTTCATATTGTATCGGAAGGTTTTCTGTTTACGCCAGGAATTAATACGGAGTTGTTTCAGCAGAATTGTTGTAAACGGGCCTATCTTCGCGGTGCATTTCTGGCCGGTGGATCGGTTAATAATCCGGAAGGCTCCTCGTACCATCTGGAGATTGCGTCCATGTATGAAGAGCACTGTCAGGCACTCGTTGACCTGGCCAATGAATTTCATCTGAATGCCCGGTGTATAGAACGGAAAAAAGGATTCATCCTATACATTAAGGAAGGCGAGAAAATCATTGAGCTGCTCAGCATCATTGGTGCTCATCAGGCCTTGTTCAAGTTTGAAGATGTACGAATTATGCGAGACATGCGTAACTCCGTTAACCGAATTGTCAATTGTGAGACCGCCAACCTGAACAAAACCATTGGAGCGGCGGTAAGACAAATCGATAATATTCGGTTATTGCAAAAGGAAGTTGGTCTGGAGTCGCTGCCTGAGAAGCTTCGCGAAGTGGCGGAGGTTCGACTGGCTCATCCAGATATCAATTTGAAGGAAGTGGGCGAACTCCTTAAAGGTACAGTTAGCAAGTCAGGAGTGAACCATCGGCTTCGTAAAATTGATGAGCTGGCTGAGAAAGTACGCACAGAACGTTATGGTTAA
- a CDS encoding HPr family phosphocarrier protein, which translates to MTKHPVVVRLKTGLHARPAALFVQEANKYSSEVFVEKDDKKVNAKSIMGIMSLAISTGTEIQISAEGADAEQAVNALVSLVSKEELENQ; encoded by the coding sequence ATGACAAAGCACCCGGTAGTTGTCCGTTTGAAAACGGGTCTCCATGCCAGACCTGCGGCACTGTTCGTTCAAGAAGCGAATAAGTACTCGTCTGAAGTGTTCGTCGAGAAGGACGACAAAAAAGTTAATGCAAAAAGTATCATGGGGATCATGAGCCTTGCGATTAGTACAGGTACGGAAATCCAGATTAGTGCAGAAGGCGCGGATGCCGAACAGGCTGTAAACGCTTTAGTTAGTCTGGTAAGCAAGGAAGAGCTCGAAAACCAATAA
- a CDS encoding SIMPL domain-containing protein (The SIMPL domain is named for its presence in mouse protein SIMPL (signalling molecule that associates with mouse pelle-like kinase). Bacterial member BP26, from Brucella, was shown to assemble into a channel-like structure, while YggE from E. coli has been associated with resistance to oxidative stress.), whose amino-acid sequence MGKQWMKPFGAVLVASTLLVGGTAWVAPGNYAYAAEVQGVQQNVINVVGKGEIQVKPDIAYLSIGVNSTAETAASAQKANAAKVQKVSNLLKNTWKISADDIQTSQFSVQPNYTYSEKDGQQIKGYTAHHTLTVTYREMDKIGELLDAASGAGANNIENVRFTVENPESYESQVIEKAVANADVKAGAIAKAVKRQLGAVLSVSQGDANVPVFYASEALMSKAQDTAGGTEIETGQVKVSTILNITYEMK is encoded by the coding sequence ATGGGTAAACAATGGATGAAACCGTTTGGTGCGGTGCTGGTGGCAAGTACGTTGCTTGTTGGAGGAACGGCATGGGTTGCACCAGGTAACTATGCGTACGCTGCAGAGGTTCAGGGAGTACAACAGAATGTGATTAATGTTGTGGGTAAAGGTGAGATTCAAGTGAAGCCTGATATCGCATATCTGTCCATTGGTGTGAACAGTACTGCAGAGACAGCTGCATCTGCTCAAAAAGCGAATGCTGCCAAAGTTCAAAAGGTATCCAACTTGCTGAAGAATACGTGGAAGATCAGTGCAGACGACATTCAAACGAGTCAGTTCTCTGTACAACCCAACTATACGTATAGCGAAAAAGACGGACAACAAATTAAAGGATATACAGCGCATCATACGCTGACTGTCACATATCGTGAGATGGACAAGATCGGCGAGTTGCTCGATGCTGCTTCGGGTGCGGGTGCCAACAATATTGAAAATGTGCGCTTTACTGTAGAGAACCCGGAAAGTTATGAGTCCCAAGTGATTGAGAAAGCTGTTGCCAATGCAGATGTGAAAGCAGGCGCCATTGCAAAAGCAGTTAAACGTCAACTGGGTGCTGTTCTTTCCGTAAGCCAAGGTGATGCCAATGTGCCTGTGTTCTATGCAAGTGAGGCGTTAATGTCCAAAGCACAAGATACAGCAGGTGGTACGGAGATTGAAACAGGCCAGGTTAAAGTAAGCACAATCCTGAATATCACGTATGAAATGAAATAA
- a CDS encoding DUF4163 domain-containing protein yields the protein MTSWKKWTSALLAAGIIVGSGSVWQESSVQAASVSSKVTTPAEVTLKSGGKTLTQKGLLQGGSTWVSLTAVKDVAGGTLKYDAKTKSYTVTAANNAMTVSLMDGQPNVYINGYYPQVEAKLIQGRLYIPFSAMRDYLGVQGNWDAKTKTLTLSKVKQNSVKVKAATVNVTVKNAEVDVQYPQVSGLASKEAETAINKVLKDEVDTAVAAFKKQTTEFGGATAKRPYAFETSYVVTYNENGVLGLITQRYEDYAGAHGMTTRTGHTFALDTGKELTLDDVLQNNKTMRETLSKKVGEQLKARGGYLDGYKGLNKDQDFYVTPTGVVVFFQLYEYTAYAEGFPEMPFTYKELLPKGTEPFSNVNGTK from the coding sequence ATGACATCATGGAAAAAATGGACAAGTGCGTTGCTTGCGGCAGGAATTATTGTAGGTAGTGGTTCGGTATGGCAGGAGAGTTCGGTACAGGCGGCTTCTGTATCCTCGAAAGTGACAACCCCAGCTGAGGTAACGCTGAAATCGGGTGGGAAAACACTGACTCAAAAAGGACTTCTCCAAGGTGGATCGACTTGGGTCTCGCTGACAGCAGTCAAAGATGTAGCGGGTGGAACGTTGAAATATGATGCTAAAACGAAGTCATATACGGTAACAGCAGCCAACAATGCGATGACCGTTAGCCTGATGGATGGACAGCCAAACGTCTATATTAACGGGTATTACCCTCAGGTGGAAGCGAAATTGATTCAGGGTCGATTATATATTCCATTCTCGGCAATGCGAGATTATCTGGGTGTACAGGGGAATTGGGATGCCAAAACCAAAACGTTGACACTCAGCAAGGTGAAACAAAATAGCGTGAAAGTTAAGGCGGCCACAGTTAATGTCACTGTGAAAAATGCTGAAGTGGATGTACAATATCCGCAGGTGAGTGGACTTGCCAGCAAAGAAGCTGAAACGGCAATCAACAAAGTGCTCAAAGATGAAGTGGATACGGCTGTTGCTGCTTTCAAAAAACAAACCACTGAATTCGGCGGAGCAACCGCAAAACGTCCATATGCATTTGAAACTTCGTATGTCGTGACCTACAATGAGAACGGCGTGCTAGGTTTGATCACTCAACGTTATGAGGACTATGCAGGAGCACACGGCATGACCACCCGTACGGGACACACCTTTGCACTGGACACAGGCAAGGAGCTTACGTTAGATGATGTGCTGCAAAATAACAAAACCATGCGCGAGACGTTGAGTAAAAAAGTAGGCGAGCAACTGAAAGCCCGCGGTGGATACCTCGATGGGTATAAAGGGTTAAATAAAGATCAAGATTTCTATGTGACACCAACGGGTGTAGTTGTGTTCTTCCAGTTGTATGAATATACGGCGTACGCAGAAGGATTCCCTGAAATGCCATTTACGTATAAAGAGCTTCTCCCTAAAGGCACAGAACCTTTCAGTAATGTAAATGGAACTAAATAA
- the clpP gene encoding ATP-dependent Clp endopeptidase proteolytic subunit ClpP produces MSFIPMVVEQSNRGERAYDIYSRLLKDRIIFLGSDVNDVVANAIMAQMLFLAAEDPEKDIHLYINSPGGSITAGMAIYDTMQFIKPDVSTICVGMAASMGAFLLNAGAKGKRFALPNSEIMIHQPLGGAQGQASDIEIRARRILKMRDTLNRIISERSGQPLERIEKDTDRDYFMSAAEAADYGIIDKVIENVGSQGI; encoded by the coding sequence GTGAGTTTTATTCCAATGGTCGTTGAACAGAGCAACCGGGGTGAGCGCGCCTACGACATCTACTCCAGATTGCTGAAGGATCGTATTATTTTCCTTGGTAGCGATGTTAATGACGTAGTGGCTAATGCCATTATGGCACAGATGTTGTTCCTGGCTGCGGAAGATCCGGAGAAAGACATTCACTTATACATCAACAGCCCAGGCGGATCGATTACAGCCGGTATGGCGATTTACGATACAATGCAATTCATCAAACCGGATGTATCTACCATCTGTGTAGGTATGGCGGCTTCCATGGGAGCATTCTTGTTGAATGCCGGTGCAAAAGGTAAACGTTTTGCATTACCAAACAGTGAGATTATGATTCACCAACCACTTGGTGGTGCACAAGGTCAGGCTTCTGACATCGAAATCCGTGCTCGCCGCATCCTGAAAATGCGTGATACCTTGAACCGCATCATCTCTGAGCGTTCAGGTCAACCGCTGGAGCGGATTGAGAAAGATACAGATCGTGACTACTTCATGAGTGCTGCTGAAGCCGCCGATTACGGTATCATTGATAAAGTTATCGAAAACGTAGGTTCCCAAGGAATCTAA
- a CDS encoding sugar-binding domain-containing protein has product MRTILEIQKQLLPDLMDILKKRYTILQQIMLSDVIGRRTLANSMQMTERVLRAETDLLKAQGLIEIDSAGMKISEAGYDLLQQLEPVAKELFGLSELEERIKQAYGLQKVVVVPGDSDVSPFAKRELGRAGAKALGNIMIDNDVVAVTGGSTTAEVAEQLNPPTSLKGVWFVPARGGLGESLEIQANTIASTMAKRVGAQYKLLHVPDLLSDHAYESLIQDPSVQEILQLIRQSRIVIHGIGDAVEMAKRRKLATEIIDELQEQGAVSESFGYYFNDQGEVVHTMLTLGMRLQDIERTDVVIGIAGGKSKAAAIHSVLRFGQEDILIIDEAAAEVIVAEM; this is encoded by the coding sequence ATGCGAACGATTTTAGAAATACAAAAGCAGCTTCTGCCTGATCTCATGGATATCTTGAAAAAGAGGTATACGATTCTGCAACAGATCATGTTATCGGATGTGATCGGACGGAGAACGTTAGCTAATTCCATGCAGATGACCGAGCGGGTTCTGAGGGCTGAGACCGATCTGTTAAAGGCTCAGGGACTTATTGAAATTGACAGTGCAGGAATGAAGATCAGCGAGGCAGGGTATGATTTGCTGCAGCAGTTAGAGCCCGTAGCCAAAGAGTTGTTCGGATTATCCGAGCTGGAAGAGCGCATCAAGCAAGCCTACGGTCTGCAAAAGGTAGTTGTGGTTCCTGGCGATTCGGACGTTTCTCCATTTGCCAAAAGGGAACTGGGCAGAGCTGGAGCGAAGGCTCTCGGCAATATCATGATTGACAACGACGTTGTCGCCGTTACTGGCGGTTCAACAACGGCCGAAGTCGCAGAACAATTAAATCCGCCAACATCGCTAAAAGGTGTCTGGTTCGTACCAGCACGCGGTGGACTTGGAGAAAGCCTTGAAATTCAGGCTAATACGATCGCATCCACAATGGCAAAACGGGTAGGGGCGCAATACAAACTCCTGCATGTACCGGATTTGCTCAGTGATCATGCCTATGAATCATTAATCCAGGACCCTAGTGTTCAGGAGATTCTGCAGCTGATCAGGCAATCACGGATTGTTATTCATGGAATTGGTGATGCCGTAGAGATGGCCAAAAGACGCAAACTTGCGACGGAGATTATAGATGAACTTCAGGAGCAAGGGGCCGTATCTGAATCTTTCGGTTATTACTTTAATGATCAGGGTGAGGTAGTACATACCATGCTTACACTGGGTATGCGACTTCAGGATATTGAACGAACCGATGTTGTGATTGGAATTGCAGGTGGCAAAAGCAAAGCTGCTGCTATACATTCCGTGTTGCGATTTGGTCAGGAAGATATTCTGATTATTGATGAGGCTGCTGCCGAAGTCATTGTTGCTGAAATGTAA